A window of Gemmatimonadota bacterium contains these coding sequences:
- a CDS encoding TPM domain-containing protein, with product MIPFAPVLLALTVALQQPPQIPAPTGFVNDFAEVLSPDDEARITRLVDAVRAGSQGEIAVVTLRDLAGRDVGDVALRIGREWRVGASANSGDRARNAGVVVLLVPKETSADGRGYISIQTGQGAEGFITDGMTGDIRREATPALQRGAYGEALTLITGRLAERYAAEFQFALDGTIAPKRATRKRPKIPPAAIIMVIFVLINVMSATRRGRRGGLVVVPFPLGRRGGGFGGGFGGGGFGGGGFGGFGGGGGFSGGGSSGSF from the coding sequence GTGATCCCCTTCGCCCCGGTGCTGCTCGCGCTGACGGTCGCGCTGCAGCAGCCCCCGCAGATCCCGGCCCCCACGGGCTTCGTCAACGACTTCGCCGAGGTGCTGAGCCCGGACGATGAGGCGCGGATCACGCGGCTCGTCGACGCGGTGCGCGCCGGCTCGCAGGGCGAGATCGCGGTCGTCACGCTGCGGGACCTCGCCGGGCGCGACGTGGGAGACGTCGCGCTCCGCATCGGCCGCGAATGGCGCGTCGGCGCGAGTGCGAACAGCGGCGACCGCGCTCGGAACGCCGGGGTCGTGGTGCTGCTGGTGCCGAAGGAGACGAGCGCGGATGGCCGCGGCTACATCTCGATCCAGACGGGGCAGGGGGCCGAGGGCTTCATCACCGACGGCATGACCGGGGACATCCGGCGCGAGGCGACGCCCGCGCTGCAGCGGGGTGCGTACGGCGAGGCGCTGACGCTCATCACGGGCCGCCTCGCGGAGCGCTATGCGGCGGAGTTCCAGTTCGCGCTCGACGGCACCATCGCGCCCAAGCGCGCGACGAGGAAGCGCCCGAAGATCCCTCCGGCCGCCATCATCATGGTGATCTTCGTCCTGATCAACGTGATGAGCGCCACACGGCGCGGCCGGCGCGGCGGGTTGGTGGTGGTCCCGTTCCCGCTCGGCCGTCGCGGCGGCGGCTTCGGTGGCGGGTTCGGCGGCGGTGGATTCGGCGGTGGCGGGTTCGGCGGGTTCGGGGGCGGCGGTGGATTCTCGGGCGGTGGCTCGAGCGGGAGCTTCTAG